The proteins below are encoded in one region of Mus caroli chromosome 10, CAROLI_EIJ_v1.1, whole genome shotgun sequence:
- the Cdk1 gene encoding cyclin-dependent kinase 1: MEDYIKIEKIGEGTYGVVYKGRHRITGQIVAMKKIRLESEEEGVPSTAIREISLLKELRHPNIVSLQDVLMQDSRLYLIFEFLSMDLKKYLDSIPPGQFMDSSLVKSYLYQILQGIVFCHSRRVLHRDLKPQNLLIDDKGTIKLADFGLARAFGIPIRVYTHEVVTLWYRSPEVLLGSARYSTPVDIWSIGTIFAELATKKPLFHGDSEIDQLFRIFRALGTPNNEVWPEVESLQDYKNTFPKWKPGSLASHVKNLDENGLDLLSKMLVYDPAKRISGKMALKHPYFDDLDNQIKKM; the protein is encoded by the exons ATGGAAGACTATATCAAAATAGAGAAAATTGGAGAAG GTACTTATGGTGTGGTGTATAAGGGTAGACACAGAATCACTGGCCAGATAGTGGCCATGAAGAAAATCAGACTTGAAAGCGAGGAAGAAGGAGTACCCAGTACTGCAATTCGGGAAATCTCTCTATTAAAAGAACTTCGACATCCAAATATAGTCAG CCTGCAGGATGTGCTCATGCAGGACTCCAGGCTGTATCTCatctttgagttcctgtccatGGACCTCAAGAAGTACCTGGACTCCATCCCTCCTGGGCAGTTCATGGATTCTTCACTCGTTAAG AGTTACTTGTACCAAATCCTCCAGGGGATTGTGTTTTGTCACTCCCGACGAGttcttcacagagacttgaaaccTCAAAATCTATTGATTGATGACAAAGGAACAATCAAACTGGCTGATTTCGGCCTTGCCAGAGCGTTTGGAATACCGATACGAGTGTACACACACGAG GTAGTGACGCTGTGGTACCGATCTCCAGAAGTGTTGCTGGGCTCGGCTCGTTACTCCACTCCGGTTGACATCTGGAGTATAGGGACCATATTTGCAGAACTGGCCACCAAGAAGCCGCTTTTCCACGGCGACTCAGAGATTGACCAGCTCTTCAGGATCTTCAG AGCTCTGGGCACACCTAATAATGAAGTGTGGCCTGAAGTAGAGTCCCTGCAGGACTACAAGAACACCTTTCCCAAGTGGAAGCCGGGGAGCCTCGCATCCCACGTCAAGAACCTGGACGAGAACGGCTTGGATTTGCTCTCA aAAATGCTAGTCTATGATCCTGCCAAACGAATCTCTGGCAAAATGGCCCTGAAGCACCCATACTTTGATGACTTGGACAATCAGATTAAGAAGATGTAG